From the Desulfohalovibrio reitneri genome, one window contains:
- a CDS encoding anaerobic sulfatase maturase: MRPFSLLIKPAAADCNLRCDYCFYLDKGKLYPGARKHRMSNETLRALLSSYLETPQPVHSLVWQGGEPTLMGEAFFRSVTEEQKRLAPRGARIANSLQTNATLVKEGLAAHLGKYKFLVGCSIDGPADLHDAFRRTTSGRPTHARAVRGARTLVKHGVPVNAVALVSAANVDSPRRVYRHLLELGFGHVQFVPCVEFDESGEPLPFTITGEQWGEFLRGVFEEWHGRGHWNVSVRNFESVLAKMAGASAGECRLCEQCDQYLVVEYNGDIYPCDFYVDEEHRLGNVHDMSLAEARETQFYQAFTTAKSRLPEGCSDCDHLSLCMGDCPKFRTGASGAASWLCPGWRMFFQTTRERFESLARAIAARQSGMPRG, from the coding sequence ATGCGACCCTTTTCCCTGCTCATAAAACCGGCGGCTGCCGACTGCAACCTGCGCTGCGACTACTGCTTCTACCTGGACAAGGGGAAGCTGTACCCCGGCGCGCGGAAGCACCGCATGTCAAACGAAACGCTGCGGGCGCTTCTTTCCAGCTATCTGGAGACACCGCAACCGGTGCACTCCCTGGTTTGGCAGGGCGGCGAGCCAACCCTCATGGGCGAGGCCTTTTTCCGCAGCGTCACAGAGGAGCAGAAGCGGCTCGCCCCGCGTGGCGCCCGCATCGCCAACAGCCTGCAGACCAACGCCACCCTGGTGAAGGAAGGGCTGGCCGCCCACCTGGGCAAATACAAGTTTCTTGTCGGCTGCAGCATAGACGGCCCCGCCGACCTGCACGACGCCTTCCGCCGGACCACCTCCGGCCGTCCCACCCATGCCAGGGCGGTGCGGGGAGCTCGCACCCTGGTCAAACACGGCGTGCCGGTCAACGCGGTGGCCCTGGTTTCCGCAGCCAACGTGGACTCGCCCCGACGGGTGTACCGCCACCTGCTGGAGCTGGGGTTCGGGCATGTGCAGTTCGTGCCCTGCGTGGAGTTCGACGAGTCCGGAGAGCCCCTGCCCTTCACCATCACCGGGGAACAGTGGGGGGAGTTCCTGCGGGGCGTGTTCGAGGAGTGGCATGGCCGGGGGCACTGGAACGTCTCCGTGCGCAACTTCGAGTCCGTACTGGCCAAAATGGCCGGTGCTTCCGCCGGTGAGTGCCGCCTGTGCGAGCAGTGCGATCAGTACCTGGTGGTGGAATACAACGGCGACATCTACCCCTGCGATTTTTACGTGGACGAAGAACACCGCCTGGGCAACGTGCACGACATGTCCCTGGCCGAGGCCAGGGAGACCCAATTCTACCAGGCTTTCACCACCGCCAAGTCCCGCCTGCCCGAGGGCTGCTCCGACTGCGACCATCTTTCGCTGTGCATGGGGGACTGCCCCAAGTTCAGGACGGGTGCAAGCGGGGCAGCGAGTTGGCTTTGTCCGGGCTGGCGGATGTTTTTTCAGACTACGCGGGAACGGTTCGAGTCTCTGGCTCGAGCCATTGCCGCGCGGCAATCCGGTATGCCGCGCGGTTGA
- a CDS encoding ABC transporter substrate-binding protein: MKRVTTCLTLVLSLLLFCATAQAADQIRFGVPPWPGVEVKTEVASQILNTLGYETESLQIGPPVIYSSFSSGEVDVFLGGWVPQQNSLLNPQLESGAAEIAQTNLDNALISLCVPKYAAEAGVKSFADLDKHGEKFNRHIYNIEVGSPMHTAMDEIIANDVAGLGDWQQTGTTTSAMLMEAKSRMDNKEWVAFACWRPHWMNVKIDMAYLEPVPGTEKFASESKVHTVVRGGLKDTHPQVYRFLKNLKVDSRTQSLWIMDYGQNEIPADEVAAEWISANKSTVAKWLDGVKAADGTPAMEKIEQAF; this comes from the coding sequence ATGAAACGTGTAACCACATGCCTGACTCTCGTGCTGTCTTTGCTGCTGTTCTGCGCGACCGCCCAGGCGGCTGACCAAATCCGCTTCGGTGTGCCGCCGTGGCCCGGAGTCGAGGTCAAGACCGAAGTGGCCAGCCAGATTCTGAACACCCTTGGCTACGAGACCGAATCCCTGCAGATCGGTCCCCCGGTCATCTACAGCAGCTTCTCCTCCGGCGAGGTGGATGTGTTCCTGGGCGGCTGGGTGCCGCAGCAGAACTCCCTGCTTAATCCACAACTTGAAAGTGGCGCGGCGGAAATCGCCCAGACCAACCTGGACAATGCCCTCATCAGTCTGTGCGTGCCCAAGTACGCGGCCGAGGCGGGCGTGAAAAGCTTCGCCGACCTGGACAAGCACGGCGAGAAGTTCAACCGCCACATCTACAACATCGAGGTGGGGTCGCCCATGCACACCGCCATGGACGAGATCATCGCCAACGACGTGGCCGGGCTGGGCGACTGGCAGCAGACCGGCACCACCACCTCCGCCATGCTCATGGAAGCCAAGAGCCGCATGGACAACAAGGAGTGGGTCGCTTTCGCCTGCTGGCGGCCGCACTGGATGAACGTGAAGATCGACATGGCCTACCTTGAGCCCGTGCCCGGCACGGAAAAGTTCGCCAGCGAGTCCAAAGTGCACACTGTAGTGCGCGGCGGTCTGAAGGACACCCATCCACAGGTCTACCGCTTCCTCAAGAATCTGAAGGTGGACTCCCGGACTCAGAGCCTGTGGATCATGGATTACGGACAGAATGAAATCCCGGCCGACGAGGTGGCCGCCGAATGGATTTCCGCAAACAAGTCCACCGTGGCCAAGTGGCTGGATGGCGTGAAAGCGGCTGACGGCACCCCGGCCATGGAGAAGATCGAGCAGGCTTTCTAA
- a CDS encoding amphi-Trp domain-containing protein, whose amino-acid sequence MPEKVLFKSEEPSSRGDAAKFLRQLADKVESGHVVLKQAGEETSLDLPENLTLEVKAEQEMKPGRAGKMSLEVEMEWTPGEEPKGGVELA is encoded by the coding sequence ATGCCGGAAAAGGTGCTGTTCAAGAGCGAGGAACCGTCCAGCCGTGGAGACGCGGCGAAATTTCTCCGCCAACTGGCGGACAAGGTGGAGTCGGGGCATGTGGTGCTCAAGCAGGCGGGGGAGGAAACCTCCCTGGACCTGCCGGAGAACTTGACCCTGGAAGTGAAGGCGGAACAAGAGATGAAGCCCGGCCGTGCCGGCAAGATGAGCCTGGAAGTGGAAATGGAATGGACGCCGGGCGAGGAGCCCAAGGGCGGCGTGGAATTGGCCTGA
- a CDS encoding cupin domain-containing protein: MAGHIRRLAACLAAGLLLAFASTVLADSGNGITVRHLAKTTHSWNGAELPAYGDGQPQITILRIEIAPGAKLPRHAHPVINAGVLLRGELTVTTEAGDTLRLTAGQPIVEVVDTWHHGENTGDEPAEIIVFYAGEKGEQITVK, from the coding sequence GTGGCCGGACATATCCGGCGGCTGGCAGCGTGTCTGGCCGCCGGGCTGCTCCTGGCCTTCGCCTCGACCGTCCTGGCGGACAGCGGAAACGGAATCACCGTCCGGCATCTGGCCAAGACCACCCACAGCTGGAACGGCGCGGAGCTGCCCGCCTACGGAGACGGCCAGCCCCAGATCACCATCCTGCGCATCGAAATCGCGCCCGGCGCGAAACTGCCCCGCCACGCCCACCCCGTCATCAACGCGGGAGTGCTGCTGCGCGGGGAGTTGACCGTGACCACCGAGGCCGGGGACACCCTCCGCCTCACCGCAGGGCAGCCCATCGTGGAGGTGGTGGATACCTGGCACCACGGCGAAAACACCGGCGACGAACCGGCGGAAATCATCGTTTTCTACGCCGGGGAGAAAGGCGAGCAGATCACCGTGAAGTGA
- the glpK gene encoding glycerol kinase GlpK: MAEYIGAIDQGTTSTRFILFDKKGRIAGMDQKEHRQIFPKPGWVEHDPMEIWANTQEVIKGALTKSGISGKQLAGIGITNQRETSVVWNRKTGKPYNNAVVWQCARTHGICKELIAEGGQDRFRDITGLPVSTYFSGPKFKWILDTVPEAREAAERGEALFGTMETWVIWWLTGGPKGGAHVTDVTNASRTMLMNLRTLSWDDSILEVLDLPRHCLPRIVPSSDEGTWGPTSESGPLGARIPVCGAVGDQQAALVGQTCFTPGEAKNTYGTGCFLLMHTGHEPVMSSHGLITTLAYQFSGRKPSYCLEGPIALAGALVQWLRDNLEMIETAPQVEELAAKVEDTSGVYVVPAFSGLLAPYWRPDARGVMVGLTRYTTKNHIARAVLEATAYQTKDIVEAMNKDATTELKVLKVDGGMVANELLMQFQADVLDVPVIRPKVSETTCLGAAYCAGIATGFWSEREELYNNWEEDKRWTPNMPEEQRAEGYRRWKMAVERSFGWEE; encoded by the coding sequence ATGGCCGAATACATCGGAGCCATCGACCAAGGGACCACCAGCACGCGATTCATCCTCTTCGACAAGAAGGGGCGCATCGCCGGCATGGACCAGAAGGAACACCGGCAGATTTTCCCCAAGCCGGGCTGGGTGGAGCACGACCCCATGGAGATATGGGCCAACACCCAGGAGGTCATCAAGGGGGCCCTGACCAAGTCGGGCATCTCCGGCAAGCAGTTGGCGGGCATCGGCATCACCAACCAGCGGGAGACTTCGGTCGTCTGGAACCGCAAGACAGGCAAACCGTACAACAACGCCGTGGTCTGGCAGTGCGCCCGCACCCACGGCATCTGCAAGGAACTCATCGCCGAGGGCGGCCAGGACCGCTTCCGCGACATCACCGGCCTGCCCGTCTCCACCTACTTTTCCGGCCCCAAATTCAAGTGGATTCTGGACACCGTGCCCGAGGCCAGGGAGGCGGCCGAGCGGGGCGAGGCCCTCTTCGGCACCATGGAAACCTGGGTCATCTGGTGGCTCACCGGAGGACCCAAAGGGGGAGCGCACGTCACCGACGTGACCAACGCCTCGCGCACCATGCTCATGAACCTGCGCACCCTCTCCTGGGACGACTCCATCCTGGAAGTGCTGGACCTGCCGCGCCACTGCCTGCCCCGCATCGTGCCCTCCTCGGACGAGGGGACCTGGGGCCCCACCTCGGAGTCCGGCCCCCTGGGGGCGCGCATTCCGGTCTGCGGCGCGGTTGGCGACCAGCAGGCCGCCCTGGTGGGCCAGACCTGCTTCACCCCGGGCGAGGCCAAGAACACATACGGCACCGGCTGCTTCCTGCTCATGCACACTGGGCACGAGCCGGTCATGTCCTCCCACGGCCTCATCACCACCCTGGCCTACCAGTTCAGCGGCCGAAAGCCTTCCTACTGTCTGGAAGGGCCCATTGCCCTGGCCGGTGCGCTGGTGCAGTGGCTGCGGGACAACCTGGAGATGATCGAGACCGCGCCCCAGGTGGAGGAATTGGCCGCCAAGGTGGAGGACACCAGCGGGGTCTATGTAGTGCCCGCCTTCTCCGGCCTGCTGGCCCCCTACTGGCGGCCGGACGCGCGCGGGGTGATGGTGGGCCTGACCCGCTACACCACAAAGAACCACATCGCCCGGGCCGTGCTGGAGGCCACCGCCTACCAGACCAAGGACATCGTGGAGGCCATGAACAAGGACGCCACCACGGAACTCAAGGTCCTCAAGGTGGACGGCGGCATGGTGGCCAACGAGCTGCTCATGCAGTTCCAGGCTGACGTGCTGGACGTGCCGGTCATCCGCCCCAAGGTCTCCGAGACCACCTGCCTGGGCGCGGCCTACTGCGCGGGCATCGCCACCGGGTTCTGGTCGGAGCGCGAGGAGCTCTACAACAACTGGGAAGAGGACAAGCGCTGGACCCCGAACATGCCCGAGGAGCAACGCGCCGAGGGCTACCGTCGCTGGAAGATGGCCGTGGAGCGCAGTTTTGGCTGGGAAGAATAG
- a CDS encoding ABC transporter substrate-binding protein, with protein sequence MRGTLRLALLTALVAAALALPGTVFAEDAIDKWIDEFQPSAISKEEQRKELEWFKKAAEPYKGMEIKSVAEGITTHKWEADVLAKAFEEITGIKVTHDIIGEGAVVDRIQRQIQTRRPLYDIYVNDADMIGTHLRMDSALNLTEYMKGEGKGVTSPYLDLEDFLNPEFGQDYDGNQLQLPDQQFANLYWFRYDWFTDPEFKAEFKEKYGYELGVPVNWAAYEDIAEFFTGKTIDGQTVYGHMDYGKKSPSLGWRFTDAWLSIAGVGDKGLPNGLPVDEWGIRVENKIPRGATVERGGAANSPAAVYATTKYIEWMKKYAPPYAASMTWSEAGPTPARGNVAQRVFQYITWLSDPAFTDPESPVTDENGKPLWRVAPTPHGRYWEEGMKVGYQDAGSWTILKDSVTGDKRAAAWLWAQFCTSKSVCLKKFMVGRTPIRKSTVHSDYLAEREGDFGGIITFYKSPVEHMWTDSGPNVPHYPLLAEQWWKNVASAVTGEVTPQQAMDNLAETMDDIMGKLRMAKYSPELNPKKSREYWLNQPGSPKPERGPEEPKTMPYDEMIKAWKQ encoded by the coding sequence ATGCGAGGAACATTGCGCTTGGCGCTGCTGACCGCTCTTGTGGCGGCGGCGCTGGCCCTGCCGGGCACCGTTTTCGCCGAGGACGCGATCGACAAATGGATCGATGAATTCCAGCCCTCGGCCATCAGCAAGGAAGAGCAACGCAAGGAACTCGAGTGGTTCAAGAAGGCCGCCGAGCCCTACAAGGGCATGGAGATTAAATCCGTGGCCGAGGGCATCACCACCCACAAGTGGGAGGCTGACGTCCTGGCCAAGGCCTTCGAGGAAATCACCGGCATCAAGGTCACCCACGACATCATCGGCGAGGGCGCGGTGGTCGACCGCATCCAGCGGCAGATCCAGACCCGCCGCCCCCTCTACGACATCTACGTCAACGACGCCGACATGATCGGCACCCACCTGCGCATGGACTCGGCCCTGAACCTCACCGAGTACATGAAGGGCGAGGGCAAGGGCGTCACCAGCCCCTATCTGGACCTGGAAGACTTCCTGAACCCCGAGTTCGGCCAGGACTACGACGGCAACCAGCTGCAGCTGCCCGACCAGCAGTTCGCCAACCTCTACTGGTTCCGCTACGACTGGTTCACCGATCCCGAGTTCAAGGCCGAGTTCAAGGAAAAGTACGGCTATGAGCTGGGCGTCCCCGTCAACTGGGCCGCCTACGAGGACATCGCCGAATTCTTTACCGGCAAGACCATCGACGGCCAGACCGTCTACGGCCACATGGACTACGGCAAGAAGTCGCCCTCCCTTGGCTGGCGCTTCACCGACGCCTGGCTGTCCATCGCCGGCGTGGGCGACAAAGGCCTGCCCAACGGCCTTCCCGTGGACGAATGGGGCATCCGCGTGGAGAACAAGATTCCCCGCGGCGCCACGGTCGAGCGCGGCGGCGCCGCCAACTCCCCCGCGGCCGTCTACGCCACCACCAAGTACATCGAGTGGATGAAAAAGTACGCCCCGCCGTACGCCGCCTCCATGACCTGGTCCGAGGCCGGTCCCACTCCCGCGCGCGGCAACGTGGCCCAGCGCGTGTTCCAGTACATCACCTGGCTATCCGACCCCGCCTTCACCGATCCCGAAAGCCCCGTCACCGACGAGAATGGCAAGCCGCTGTGGCGCGTGGCCCCCACCCCGCACGGCCGCTACTGGGAAGAGGGCATGAAGGTCGGCTACCAGGACGCCGGTTCCTGGACCATCCTCAAGGACTCCGTCACCGGCGACAAGCGCGCCGCCGCCTGGCTGTGGGCGCAGTTCTGCACCTCCAAGTCCGTCTGCCTGAAGAAGTTCATGGTGGGCCGCACCCCCATCCGCAAGTCCACCGTGCACTCCGACTACCTGGCTGAGCGCGAAGGCGACTTCGGCGGCATCATCACCTTCTACAAGTCCCCCGTGGAGCACATGTGGACCGACTCCGGCCCCAACGTGCCCCACTACCCCCTGCTGGCCGAGCAGTGGTGGAAGAACGTGGCCTCCGCCGTCACCGGCGAAGTTACCCCGCAGCAGGCCATGGACAACCTGGCCGAGACCATGGACGACATCATGGGCAAGCTGCGCATGGCCAAGTACTCCCCCGAGCTCAATCCCAAGAAGTCCCGCGAGTACTGGCTGAACCAGCCCGGCTCGCCCAAGCCGGAGCGTGGTCCGGAAGAACCCAAGACCATGCCCTACGACGAGATGATCAAGGCCTGGAAACAGTAA
- a CDS encoding DUF2160 domain-containing protein, translated as MDWFRDATEWMYWTWQSGLAIGGLLLCIAALGMWDARSPSIARKGFYPIKTTRGDRFFIGIITSILIFLLWLLIVGNSLLLIPSAIAVVWFLVQGRRG; from the coding sequence ATGGACTGGTTCCGCGACGCGACCGAATGGATGTACTGGACCTGGCAGAGCGGCCTGGCCATCGGCGGGCTGCTCCTCTGCATCGCCGCGCTCGGAATGTGGGACGCCAGAAGCCCCTCCATCGCCCGCAAGGGCTTCTACCCCATCAAAACCACGCGGGGTGACCGTTTCTTCATCGGCATCATCACCTCCATCCTGATCTTTTTGCTTTGGCTTTTGATCGTGGGCAACAGCCTGCTGCTCATACCGTCCGCCATCGCCGTCGTCTGGTTTCTTGTCCAGGGACGACGGGGATAG
- a CDS encoding carbohydrate ABC transporter permease: MRKRSIALIVYFVLLFIPIYWMVITSLKTDNEILKELTFFPKEITFKHYMEIFTSEVWRNSFINSLTYVFLNVIMTLVAAIPGAYAFSRWNFRGSHHLFFWLLTNRMAPAAVFMIPFTELYYILHIYDTVWAVALAHCLINIPLAIWILEGFMSGIPREIDETAFIDGYSFPRFFRKIFLPLIGPGIGVTAFFCFTFSWVELILAQALTVTNAKPVVVTLTVGIGAEGVKWGLLAAAGFLTIIPGAVVVYFVRNYMAKGFALGRV; the protein is encoded by the coding sequence ATGAGAAAGCGCAGCATCGCCCTCATCGTCTACTTCGTCCTGCTGTTCATCCCCATCTACTGGATGGTCATCACCTCGTTGAAGACGGACAATGAGATCTTGAAGGAACTGACCTTCTTCCCCAAGGAGATCACCTTCAAGCACTACATGGAGATTTTCACCTCCGAGGTCTGGCGGAACAGCTTCATCAACTCCCTGACCTACGTCTTCCTCAACGTGATCATGACCCTGGTGGCGGCCATCCCTGGGGCCTACGCCTTCTCCCGCTGGAACTTCCGGGGCTCCCACCATCTATTCTTCTGGCTCCTGACCAACCGCATGGCCCCTGCCGCGGTGTTCATGATCCCCTTCACCGAACTCTATTACATCCTGCACATTTACGACACGGTCTGGGCCGTGGCTCTGGCCCACTGCCTGATCAACATCCCGCTGGCCATCTGGATCCTTGAAGGGTTCATGTCCGGCATCCCCCGAGAGATCGACGAGACAGCCTTCATCGACGGCTACTCCTTCCCGCGCTTCTTCAGGAAGATATTCCTGCCCCTCATCGGGCCGGGTATCGGCGTGACCGCCTTCTTCTGCTTCACCTTCTCCTGGGTGGAACTGATCCTGGCCCAGGCGCTGACCGTGACCAACGCCAAGCCGGTGGTCGTCACCCTGACGGTGGGCATCGGCGCGGAAGGCGTGAAATGGGGCCTGCTGGCCGCGGCCGGTTTCCTGACCATCATCCCCGGCGCGGTGGTGGTCTACTTCGTGCGCAACTACATGGCCAAGGGCTTCGCCCTGGGAAGGGTGTAG
- a CDS encoding carbohydrate ABC transporter permease, whose product MKNRAWFFLIPTLFLVSISAFIPLMTVINYSIHYIFAGSMPTFVGLENYAEVLADPAFRGALGRQLVLSTLILAVEIPLGIAIALALPRKGWQMALCLVLLGIPLLIPFNVVGIIWRLFTQSDIGPLPELLAMFGYNFNVALDAFDAPATIFLLDVWHWTPLAALLSFAGLQAIPDAYYQAAEIDGASAWKTFRYVTLPKLKPVLILAVLLRFMDSFKIYAEPLLLTGGGPGSSTTFLSLHVARKAQSYDLGYAGAVSIIYLFIVIVFCYLFFQIITHLGKGEEG is encoded by the coding sequence ATGAAGAACAGAGCCTGGTTTTTCCTCATACCCACCCTGTTCCTGGTCTCCATAAGCGCGTTCATCCCGCTTATGACCGTCATCAACTACTCCATCCACTACATTTTCGCTGGCTCCATGCCCACGTTCGTTGGGCTGGAGAACTACGCCGAGGTCCTGGCGGACCCCGCCTTCCGCGGCGCGCTGGGTCGGCAGCTGGTGCTTTCCACCCTCATCCTGGCGGTGGAGATCCCCCTGGGCATCGCCATCGCCCTGGCCCTGCCCCGCAAAGGATGGCAAATGGCGCTTTGCCTAGTGCTTCTGGGCATCCCGCTGCTCATCCCCTTCAACGTGGTGGGCATCATCTGGCGGCTCTTCACCCAGTCGGACATCGGCCCCCTGCCCGAGCTCCTGGCCATGTTCGGCTACAACTTCAACGTGGCCCTGGACGCCTTCGACGCCCCTGCCACCATCTTCCTGCTGGACGTCTGGCACTGGACTCCGCTGGCCGCCCTGCTCTCCTTCGCCGGACTGCAGGCCATCCCGGACGCCTACTACCAGGCCGCTGAAATCGACGGGGCCTCGGCCTGGAAGACTTTCCGTTACGTCACCCTGCCCAAGCTCAAGCCGGTGCTCATCCTGGCGGTGCTCCTGCGCTTCATGGACTCGTTCAAGATATACGCGGAGCCGCTCTTGCTCACGGGCGGCGGTCCGGGGAGTTCGACGACATTCCTCTCCCTGCACGTGGCCCGCAAGGCGCAGTCCTATGACTTGGGCTACGCCGGAGCCGTGTCCATCATCTACCTCTTCATCGTCATTGTTTTCTGCTACCTGTTCTTCCAGATAATCACCCACCTGGGCAAAGGAGAGGAAGGATGA
- a CDS encoding ABC transporter ATP-binding protein produces MATIELKNVSHSYSDPEIPRDEREWAVKDLSITWEDGTANALLGPSGCGKTTLLNIISGLLTPSEGQVLIDGQDMTAMPPKERKVAQVFQFPVVYGSMNVFNNLAFPLRNQKQPEGLVRDKVREVAELLDLTPHLKHNAAKLNPAERQKISLGRGIIRDDTSAILLDEPLTVIDPKLKWHLRRKLKQVQRDTGKTMIYVTHDQHEALTFAQDVTIVRAGRLVQKGSPDELHSEPASPFIGYFIGSPGMNVLDVTPADGKLDFGSFQLPASDELLSTLRGAGGKLQIGLRPEYVEVRGDTETDDPAWTRWNVTIIEDTGAYRIYTMERDDLRLKARVPERITSREGDTVSVRFPEQHIKVFSDERRIA; encoded by the coding sequence ATGGCCACCATTGAACTGAAAAACGTCTCCCACTCCTACTCCGACCCGGAGATTCCACGGGACGAGCGGGAATGGGCGGTCAAGGACCTCTCCATCACCTGGGAGGACGGCACGGCCAACGCCCTGCTGGGCCCCTCGGGCTGCGGCAAGACCACCCTGCTGAACATCATCTCCGGCCTGCTCACCCCCTCCGAGGGCCAGGTGCTCATCGACGGCCAGGACATGACCGCCATGCCGCCAAAAGAGCGCAAGGTGGCCCAGGTCTTCCAGTTTCCCGTGGTCTACGGTTCCATGAACGTCTTCAACAACCTGGCCTTCCCCCTGCGCAACCAGAAGCAGCCGGAAGGACTGGTGCGCGACAAGGTGCGGGAGGTGGCCGAACTGTTGGACCTCACCCCGCACCTCAAGCACAACGCGGCCAAGCTCAACCCAGCCGAACGGCAGAAGATATCCCTGGGCCGGGGCATCATCCGCGACGACACCTCGGCCATCCTGCTGGACGAGCCGCTGACGGTCATCGACCCCAAGCTCAAGTGGCATCTGCGCCGCAAGCTCAAGCAGGTGCAACGCGACACCGGCAAGACCATGATCTACGTCACCCACGACCAGCACGAGGCGCTGACCTTCGCCCAGGACGTGACCATCGTCCGGGCCGGACGGCTGGTGCAGAAAGGGTCGCCGGACGAGTTGCACTCCGAGCCCGCCTCCCCATTCATCGGCTACTTCATCGGCTCGCCGGGCATGAACGTCCTGGACGTGACCCCGGCGGACGGCAAGCTCGATTTCGGCTCCTTCCAGCTGCCCGCGTCCGACGAACTGCTGTCCACCCTGCGCGGCGCGGGCGGCAAGCTGCAGATCGGTCTGCGGCCGGAATACGTGGAGGTGAGAGGCGACACGGAGACGGACGATCCCGCCTGGACCCGGTGGAATGTGACTATCATCGAGGACACCGGGGCCTACCGCATCTACACCATGGAAAGGGACGACCTGCGCCTCAAGGCGCGGGTGCCGGAGCGCATCACCTCGCGGGAGGGAGACACGGTCTCCGTGCGCTTCCCCGAGCAGCACATCAAGGTATTCTCCGATGAACGCAGGATCGCCTAG
- a CDS encoding ABC transporter ATP-binding protein encodes MKEVSLEVEDGAFMTILGPSDAGKTTLLRIMCGIDMPDRGRVFFDGKDVTKEAVQKLPVAMVYQQFINYPSMSVYENIASPLRLGGKKLSKGEIDRKVRENAQLLGLSQVLDHFPEEISGGQKQRVAIARALTKEAKFTFLDEPLANLDYKLREELRGELKNILRQKGGVVVYATPDPVDVLSMATHVAYLQEGEILQVGEMEDVYRMPRLADVGNYFSYPSMNLMQGKLHVHGDRHILHLSQEVSVDVTEYADRLHRSEYIVGVRAYNLKQTRERPDMVPMSVSVRLAERIGSDTELHLEHYSSQLVMLVEEFADSDLDESIEVYLDPKRLFLYDTSTRELVLKTDEPENNGPRAEARG; translated from the coding sequence TTGAAGGAAGTCTCCCTGGAGGTCGAGGACGGGGCGTTCATGACCATTCTCGGTCCCTCCGACGCCGGCAAGACCACGCTGCTGCGCATCATGTGCGGCATCGACATGCCGGACAGGGGGCGCGTCTTTTTCGACGGCAAGGACGTGACCAAGGAGGCCGTGCAGAAGCTGCCGGTGGCCATGGTCTACCAGCAGTTCATCAACTACCCCTCCATGAGCGTCTACGAGAACATCGCTTCGCCGCTCCGGCTGGGCGGCAAGAAGCTCTCCAAAGGCGAGATCGACCGCAAGGTGCGGGAAAACGCCCAGTTGCTGGGTCTTTCCCAAGTCCTGGACCACTTCCCTGAAGAGATTTCCGGCGGCCAGAAACAGCGGGTGGCCATCGCCCGGGCGCTAACCAAGGAAGCCAAGTTCACCTTCCTGGACGAACCCCTGGCCAACCTCGACTACAAATTGCGCGAGGAGCTGCGCGGCGAACTGAAGAATATCCTCCGCCAGAAGGGCGGCGTGGTGGTTTACGCCACTCCGGACCCGGTGGACGTGCTCTCCATGGCCACCCACGTGGCCTACCTGCAGGAAGGAGAGATCCTCCAGGTGGGCGAGATGGAGGATGTCTACCGCATGCCCAGGCTGGCCGATGTGGGCAACTACTTCTCCTACCCCAGCATGAATCTCATGCAGGGCAAGCTGCACGTGCACGGCGACCGCCACATCCTGCACCTCTCCCAGGAGGTCAGCGTTGACGTGACGGAATACGCCGACCGGCTGCACCGTTCCGAGTACATCGTCGGTGTGCGCGCCTACAACCTCAAGCAGACCCGCGAGCGCCCGGACATGGTGCCCATGTCCGTTTCCGTGCGGCTGGCCGAACGCATCGGCTCTGACACGGAACTGCACCTGGAGCACTACAGCAGCCAGCTGGTCATGTTGGTGGAGGAGTTCGCGGACAGCGACCTCGACGAGTCCATCGAGGTCTATCTCGACCCCAAACGCCTCTTCCTCTATGACACCTCCACCCGCGAGCTGGTGCTGAAGACGGACGAACCCGAGAACAACGGCCCTCGCGCCGAGGCAAGGGGCTAG